One stretch of Argiope bruennichi chromosome 3, qqArgBrue1.1, whole genome shotgun sequence DNA includes these proteins:
- the LOC129962499 gene encoding RING finger protein nhl-1-like isoform X2 yields MASAWSQLDQLLTCAICLDRYRNPKLLPCQHTFCMEPCLDGLIDYARRQIKCPECRAEHRIPYQGIQQFPTNVTLMRFLELHRDITGEEPEPPPSCMERCSVCSEKANVEKCAHCDKKICPDCKEAHVDILRREINRINNQVRRGLHKLSEALSQTKKNAEKLQLNCKQVKDEIDDIVRRYSKDLKVTEDKLKHDLETYTQTEMKAISKLKEDLEIEVNNISSNCELVDKYIKDDYEWSDLELLEYKQIFLKMLDFLRTYDVDNTDFTRRIKFQPRADPDVLHRNIADFGELKINAPMNPVPTQQSLMPNSNALMRSQSDHRLAAQFARRCDNRSFSDINQRMDNDRDSGRPTSPLLGRNRRDNDGYRRYSERSRDYDYQDRVSNRYSREDTALSSRWRDNSDDYGHRNRYPRDYEEPDSEPHQGRTVRFADENQQQRERIFDLDDASKGPLSGVVKLLDSPKVQERLHQNEVKQKLQQSDKDKQPSTPTVTPTAPVTPPVTQPKRPTSRQQSEDDIDRQKRANQQASSSTTPTSQTDSVVSSRRSSTADSTRVPATVDTTEPPQVPEVVESSENTSSRGRLSGTTSFDDSTVEPPRIQSRQVSNTDLELDSKDTEVGNSKDLVGLRDTKTPRRHTYTRHQSDTRYDRPTSILSDEGSKQDTNRCSPNFLSNSRPSTPTRRLTLDITGQERPNYNRYRSTDLTRVSSPIEDARSPTSRYSPLCRRSFLPTISSLEPTSNDDSCCSSDSSANVFFSCNSSLEDISTQSQGFSRSPLVKATSLDAGETSRKPLDKKLPPRAATPVHHNDEEDSEESEESEEEETYQPAPEPPKPVQSSFFSRQRRLPEPEPRLLEMHETDEEEESESEEESEDEDDEEETPPQAPSSTIPNEPKANSGSDSEEEDDEEEASSESSSTESEESKESADPVFENTTNSQGTGAGKQSSTLAQNNENANSKTQLSDSDEEDSDDPVEAEGKVSDDEDAEEEYKHANDSTKRRPSIDQSGTRGHRSRKRSDDTDTTDSSSASSSTNYHSLSRTTTPLVTSNASEDQISSERSGNETSASRFRRRPFLARSKSSHELGLGFDSNSGVEDEDEQSPDSVPSYRTRSQRVSEDTPRTRSSTTDSPVSNSNTCWAKYLNSKYGSNAAGRVVPRSRSSHSLFHKSDSESSDEEPSGRDPVLSNSYGFSNPRSNYMQKRRMLLKIGSRGSESGQFTWPRGVAVGPENSIVVADSSNHRIQVFDSIGKFLFEFGTYGSGEGEFDCLAGVSVNRIGQFIVSDRYNNRIQLFDPTGRFLRAFGCEGRTDGRFSYPWGIATDSLGFIYVCDKENHRIQVFQSDGTFVGKFGSMGSRPGQLEHPHYIAVTNTNRVVVSDTNNHRVQIFDVNGRSLTTFGSEGSDEGQFKFPKGVAVDDQGYIIVGDGGNNRVQIFQPDGTFLKSFGGWGSGDGEFKGLEGLAVTSGGSVIVCDRENHRIQVF; encoded by the exons ATGGCTTCCGCTTGGAGTCAGTTAGATCAGCTTCTGACGTGCGCCATTTGTTTGGACAGATATCGCAACCCCAAACTGCTGCCATGCCAGCATACATTTTGCATGGAACCTTGTCTTGATGGACTTATAGATTATGCTCGTCGCCAAATCAAATGTCCAGAATGTCGTGCAGAGCACAGGATTCCTTATCAAGGAATACAGCAGTTCCCAACAAATGTTACGCTCATGCGGTTTCTGGAGCTTCATAGAGATATAACAGGAGAAGAGCCAGAGCCTCCTCCATCCTGTATGGAACGATGCAGTGTGTGCAGTGAGAAAGCGAATGTCGAGAAATGTGCCCACTGCGACAAAAAGATTTGCCCAGACTGTAAAGAGGCCCACGTAGATATCTTAAGACGCGAAATTAACAGAATAAACAATCAGGTGAGAAGAGGCCTTCACAAGCTATCTGAAGCCTTATCGCAAACGAAGAAAAATGCCGAAAAATTACAGCTGAATTGCAAACAAGTAAAAGATGAAATTGATGATATAGTGCGGAGatattctaaagatttaaaaGTCACTGAAGATAAATTGAAACATGATTTAGAAACATATACTCAAACCGAAATGAAAGCCATTTCTAAGCTGAAGGAAGATTTGGAAATTgaagttaataatatttcaagCAATTGTGAACTTGTAGATAAGTATATAAAAGATGATTATGAGTGGTCTGATCTTGAACTCTtggaatataaacaaatatttctgaaaatgcttGATTTCTTACGCACTTATGATGTTGATAACACTGATTTTACtcgaagaattaaatttcaacctAGAGCTGATCCCGATGTTCTTCATCGGAATATAGCAGACTTCGGAGAACTAAAAATTAATGCTCCTATGAATCCTGTTCCTACTCAACAATCTTTGATGCCAAACTCAAATGCTTTAATGCGAAGTCAAAGTGACCATCGTTTAGCCGCACAGTTTGCTCGAAGATGTGACAATAGATCCTTTTCTGATATCAATCAAAGAATGGACAATGATCGTGACAGTGGAAGACCTACATCTCCTCTGCTAGGTCGCAATAGAAGAGATAATGATGGTTACCGTCGATATAGCGAAAGATCAAGAGATTATGATTATCAAGACAGAGTGTCTAATCGATATTCCAGGGAAGATACCGCGTTGAGCTCTCGGTGGCGGGATAATTCCGATGATTATGGTCATCGCAATCGTTACCCTCGAGATTACGAAGAGCCTGATTCCGAGCCCCATCAAGGAAGGACTGTCCGATTCGCTGACGAAAACCAGCaacaaagagaaagaattttcGATCTAGATGATGCCAGCAAAGGACCTCTTAGTGGAGTTGTTAAACTTCTAGATTCACCCAAAGTCCAAGAAAGACTTCATCAGAATGAAGTGAAACAAAAGTTGCAACAATCAGATAAAGACAAACAGCCGTCCACACCAACAGTAACTCCTACTGCTCCTGTTACACCACCTGTTACACAACCTAAAAGGCCAACATCAAGGCAGCAAAGTGAAGATGACATTGATCGTCAAAAGAGAGCAAATCAACAAGCTAGTTCTTCGACAACACCGACTTCTCAGACAGATTCTGTCGTATCTTCGAGAAGAAGCAGCACTGCTGATTCAACAAGGGTTCCTGCTACTGTAGACACTACAGAACCTCCACAAGTGCCAGAAGTGGTTGAAAGCTCGGAGAATACTTCAAGCAGGGGACGTCTAAGTGGTACCACCAGCTTTGATGATTCAACTGTTGAGCCACCCAGGATTCAATCCAGGCAAGTATCGAACACTGACCTTGAATTAGATTCCAAAGATACAGAAGTGGGGAATAGTAAGGATTTGGTGGGGCTTCGGGATACAAAAACTCCACGCAGGCATACTTATACCCGCCACCAGAGTGACACCCGGTATGATAGACCTACCTCAATTCTTAGCGATGAGGGTTCTAAACAGGATACTAATCGTTGCTCGCCCAATTTCCTGTCTAATAGTAGGCCATCAACACCAACGAGGCGTCTTACTTTGGATATTACAGGTCAAGAAAGACCAAACTACAATAGGTATCGAAGTACTGACTTGACCAGAGTATCTAGTCCCATCGAGGATGCCAGGAGCCCCACTTCTCGCTACTCCCCACTCTGCCGCAGATCGTTTCTGCCTACCATCTCTTCCCTCGAACCCACAAGTAATGATGACTCCTGTTGTAGTTCAGATTCTTCTGCTAATGTGTTCTTCTCCTGTAATAGTAGTCTAGAAGATATATCTACCCAATCTCAGGG gTTCTCTCGTTCGCCGCTGGTCAAGGCCACATCCTTAGATGCTGGCGAAACATCACGGAAACCCTTGGACAAGAAATTGCCTCCGCGTGCAGCAACACCTGTGCACCACAATGACGAAGAAGACAGTGAAGAATCCGAAGAATCTGAAGAAGAAGAAACTTATCAACCAGCCCCAGAACCTCCTAAACCTGTACAATCCTCATTTTTCAGCCGTCAGAGACGCCTTCCAGAACCAGAACCTCGACTTCTTGAGATGCATGAGACAGATGAAGAGGAAGAAAGTGAATCCGAGGAAGAAAGCGAAGATGAAGATGACGAAGAAGAAACACCACCCCAAGCACCAAGTTCAACAATTCCAAATGAGCCAAAAGCAAACAGTGGTTCAGATAGCGAAGAAGAAGATGATGAAGAAGAAGCAAGTAGTGAATCTAGCAGTACCGAAAGCGAAGAGAGTAAGGAATCTGCTGATCCTGTATTTGAAAATACAACTAATTCACAAGGCACAGGGGCTGGAAAGCAGTCGTCTACTTTAgcccaaaataatgaaaatgccaACTCCAAAACACAGTTGAGTGATAGTGATGAAGAAGATTCCGACGATCCAGTTGAAGCCGAAGGAAAAGTTTCAGATGATGAGGATGCCGAAGAAGAATACAAGCATGCTAACGACTCTACAAAACGCAGACCTTCAATCGACCAAAGTGGTACTAGGGGTCACAGAAGTCGGAAGAGGTCGGATGACACAGATACCACTGATAGTAGCTCTGCATCCTCTTCGACCAACTATCATAGTCTTAGCAGAACCACTACACCTCTTGTTACATCCAATGCTTCTGAAGATCAAATTTCTTCGGAACGTAGTGGGAATGAAACTAGTGCCAGCAGATTCCGACGCAGACCATTCCTTGCCCGAAGTAAAAGCTCCCACGAGTTGGGGCTGGGATTTGATTCCAATTCAGGCGTAGAAGATGAAGACGAGCAGTCTCCAGATTCAGTTCCAAGTTATAGGACTCGATCACAGAGGGTATCCGAAGACACTCCGAGAACGAGGTCCTCCACGACGGATTCACCGGTCAGTAACAGCAATACCTGCTGGGCTAAATACTTGAACAGTAAATATGGTAGCAATGCGGCTGGTCGCGTTGTGCCTCGAAGTCGCAGTTCTCATTCTTTGTTCCATAAGAGTGACAGCGAGTCTTCCGATGAGGAGCCATCTGGCAGAGATCCGGTTTTGTCTAATTCCTATGGATTTTCAAATCCCAGAAGTAACTATATGCAAAAGCGCAGGATGCTTCTCAAAATAGGTTCAAGAGGTTCGGAATCAGGACAATTCACTTGGCCTCGAGGAGTTGCTGTAGGTCCAGAAAACTCTATTGTCGTAGCTGACAGCAGCAATCATAGGATACAA GTGTTTGATTCAATCGGCAAGTTCTTATTCGAGTTTGGGACTTACGGTAGTGGCGAAGGGGAGTTCGACTGCCTAGCAGGAGTCTCAGTGAACCGGATCGGCCAGTTCATCGTGTCGGACCGCTACAACAACCGCATCCAGCTCTTCGATCCGACGGGCCGATTTCTCAGAGCCTTCGGATGCGAAGGCCGGACAGATGGTCGGTTCAGCTACCCGTGGGGTATAGCTACAGACAGCCTGGGCTTCATCTATGTCTGTGATAAGGAGAACCACCGCATACAG GTGTTCCAATCCGACGGTACATTTGTTGGTAAGTTCGGTAGCATGGGAAGTCGTCCAGGTCAACTCGAGCACCCTCACTACATTGCGGTGACCAATACCAACCGCGTGGTGGTGTCGGACACCAACAACCACCGGGTCCAGATCTTCGATGTGAACGGTCGCAGTCTGACTACCTTCGGCTCAGAAGGGTCGGACGAAGGCCAGTTCAAGTTTCCTAAGGGGGTGGCTGTCGATGACCAAGGATACATCATTGTGGGTGATGGTGGCAACAATCGAGTTCAGATCTTCCAGCCAGATGGCACTTTCCTGAAATCTTTTGGCGGATGGGGATCTGGAGACGGGGAGTTCAAAGGCCTCGAGGGTTTGGCTGTCACCAGTGGAGGCAGTGTCATCGTCTGCGATAGGGAGAATCATAGGATACAGGTCTTCTGA
- the LOC129962499 gene encoding nucleoprotein TPR-like isoform X4: protein MASAWSQLDQLLTCAICLDRYRNPKLLPCQHTFCMEPCLDGLIDYARRQIKCPECRAEHRIPYQGIQQFPTNVTLMRFLELHRDITGEEPEPPPSCMERCSVCSEKANVEKCAHCDKKICPDCKEAHVDILRREINRINNQVRRGLHKLSEALSQTKKNAEKLQLNCKQVKDEIDDIVRRYSKDLKVTEDKLKHDLETYTQTEMKAISKLKEDLEIEVNNISSNCELVDKYIKDDYEWSDLELLEYKQIFLKMLDFLRTYDVDNTDFTRRIKFQPRADPDVLHRNIADFGELKINAPMNPVPTQQSLMPNSNALMRSQSDHRLAAQFARRCDNRSFSDINQRMDNDRDSGRPTSPLLGRNRRDNDGYRRYSERSRDYDYQDRVSNRYSREDTALSSRWRDNSDDYGHRNRYPRDYEEPDSEPHQGRTVRFADENQQQRERIFDLDDASKGPLSGVVKLLDSPKVQERLHQNEVKQKLQQSDKDKQPSTPTVTPTAPVTPPVTQPKRPTSRQQSEDDIDRQKRANQQASSSTTPTSQTDSVVSSRRSSTADSTRVPATVDTTEPPQVPEVVESSENTSSRGRLSGTTSFDDSTVEPPRIQSRQVSNTDLELDSKDTEVGNSKDLVGLRDTKTPRRHTYTRHQSDTRYDRPTSILSDEGSKQDTNRCSPNFLSNSRPSTPTRRLTLDITGQERPNYNRYRSTDLTRVSSPIEDARSPTSRYSPLCRRSFLPTISSLEPTSNDDSCCSSDSSANVFFSCNSSLEDISTQSQGFSRSPLVKATSLDAGETSRKPLDKKLPPRAATPVHHNDEEDSEESEESEEEETYQPAPEPPKPVQSSFFSRQRRLPEPEPRLLEMHETDEEEESESEEESEDEDDEEETPPQAPSSTIPNEPKANSGSDSEEEDDEEEASSESSSTESEESKESADPVFENTTNSQGTGAGKQSSTLAQNNENANSKTQLSDSDEEDSDDPVEAEGKVSDDEDAEEEYKHANDSTKRRPSIDQSGTRGHRSRKRSDDTDTTDSSSASSSTNYHSLSRTTTPLVTSNASEDQISSERSGNETSASRFRRRPFLARSKSSHELGLGFDSNSGVEDEDEQSPDSVPSYRTRSQRVSEDTPRTRSSTTDSPVSNSNTCWAKYLNSKYGSNAAGRVVPRSRSSHSLFHKSDSESSDEEPSGRDPVLSNSYGFSNPRSNYMQKRRMLLKIGSRGSESGQFTWPRGVAVGPENSIVVADSSNHRIQWRRGVRLPSRSLSEPDRPVHRVGPLQQPHPALRSDGPISQSLRMRRPDRWSVQLPVGYSYRQPGLHLCL, encoded by the exons ATGGCTTCCGCTTGGAGTCAGTTAGATCAGCTTCTGACGTGCGCCATTTGTTTGGACAGATATCGCAACCCCAAACTGCTGCCATGCCAGCATACATTTTGCATGGAACCTTGTCTTGATGGACTTATAGATTATGCTCGTCGCCAAATCAAATGTCCAGAATGTCGTGCAGAGCACAGGATTCCTTATCAAGGAATACAGCAGTTCCCAACAAATGTTACGCTCATGCGGTTTCTGGAGCTTCATAGAGATATAACAGGAGAAGAGCCAGAGCCTCCTCCATCCTGTATGGAACGATGCAGTGTGTGCAGTGAGAAAGCGAATGTCGAGAAATGTGCCCACTGCGACAAAAAGATTTGCCCAGACTGTAAAGAGGCCCACGTAGATATCTTAAGACGCGAAATTAACAGAATAAACAATCAGGTGAGAAGAGGCCTTCACAAGCTATCTGAAGCCTTATCGCAAACGAAGAAAAATGCCGAAAAATTACAGCTGAATTGCAAACAAGTAAAAGATGAAATTGATGATATAGTGCGGAGatattctaaagatttaaaaGTCACTGAAGATAAATTGAAACATGATTTAGAAACATATACTCAAACCGAAATGAAAGCCATTTCTAAGCTGAAGGAAGATTTGGAAATTgaagttaataatatttcaagCAATTGTGAACTTGTAGATAAGTATATAAAAGATGATTATGAGTGGTCTGATCTTGAACTCTtggaatataaacaaatatttctgaaaatgcttGATTTCTTACGCACTTATGATGTTGATAACACTGATTTTACtcgaagaattaaatttcaacctAGAGCTGATCCCGATGTTCTTCATCGGAATATAGCAGACTTCGGAGAACTAAAAATTAATGCTCCTATGAATCCTGTTCCTACTCAACAATCTTTGATGCCAAACTCAAATGCTTTAATGCGAAGTCAAAGTGACCATCGTTTAGCCGCACAGTTTGCTCGAAGATGTGACAATAGATCCTTTTCTGATATCAATCAAAGAATGGACAATGATCGTGACAGTGGAAGACCTACATCTCCTCTGCTAGGTCGCAATAGAAGAGATAATGATGGTTACCGTCGATATAGCGAAAGATCAAGAGATTATGATTATCAAGACAGAGTGTCTAATCGATATTCCAGGGAAGATACCGCGTTGAGCTCTCGGTGGCGGGATAATTCCGATGATTATGGTCATCGCAATCGTTACCCTCGAGATTACGAAGAGCCTGATTCCGAGCCCCATCAAGGAAGGACTGTCCGATTCGCTGACGAAAACCAGCaacaaagagaaagaattttcGATCTAGATGATGCCAGCAAAGGACCTCTTAGTGGAGTTGTTAAACTTCTAGATTCACCCAAAGTCCAAGAAAGACTTCATCAGAATGAAGTGAAACAAAAGTTGCAACAATCAGATAAAGACAAACAGCCGTCCACACCAACAGTAACTCCTACTGCTCCTGTTACACCACCTGTTACACAACCTAAAAGGCCAACATCAAGGCAGCAAAGTGAAGATGACATTGATCGTCAAAAGAGAGCAAATCAACAAGCTAGTTCTTCGACAACACCGACTTCTCAGACAGATTCTGTCGTATCTTCGAGAAGAAGCAGCACTGCTGATTCAACAAGGGTTCCTGCTACTGTAGACACTACAGAACCTCCACAAGTGCCAGAAGTGGTTGAAAGCTCGGAGAATACTTCAAGCAGGGGACGTCTAAGTGGTACCACCAGCTTTGATGATTCAACTGTTGAGCCACCCAGGATTCAATCCAGGCAAGTATCGAACACTGACCTTGAATTAGATTCCAAAGATACAGAAGTGGGGAATAGTAAGGATTTGGTGGGGCTTCGGGATACAAAAACTCCACGCAGGCATACTTATACCCGCCACCAGAGTGACACCCGGTATGATAGACCTACCTCAATTCTTAGCGATGAGGGTTCTAAACAGGATACTAATCGTTGCTCGCCCAATTTCCTGTCTAATAGTAGGCCATCAACACCAACGAGGCGTCTTACTTTGGATATTACAGGTCAAGAAAGACCAAACTACAATAGGTATCGAAGTACTGACTTGACCAGAGTATCTAGTCCCATCGAGGATGCCAGGAGCCCCACTTCTCGCTACTCCCCACTCTGCCGCAGATCGTTTCTGCCTACCATCTCTTCCCTCGAACCCACAAGTAATGATGACTCCTGTTGTAGTTCAGATTCTTCTGCTAATGTGTTCTTCTCCTGTAATAGTAGTCTAGAAGATATATCTACCCAATCTCAGGG gTTCTCTCGTTCGCCGCTGGTCAAGGCCACATCCTTAGATGCTGGCGAAACATCACGGAAACCCTTGGACAAGAAATTGCCTCCGCGTGCAGCAACACCTGTGCACCACAATGACGAAGAAGACAGTGAAGAATCCGAAGAATCTGAAGAAGAAGAAACTTATCAACCAGCCCCAGAACCTCCTAAACCTGTACAATCCTCATTTTTCAGCCGTCAGAGACGCCTTCCAGAACCAGAACCTCGACTTCTTGAGATGCATGAGACAGATGAAGAGGAAGAAAGTGAATCCGAGGAAGAAAGCGAAGATGAAGATGACGAAGAAGAAACACCACCCCAAGCACCAAGTTCAACAATTCCAAATGAGCCAAAAGCAAACAGTGGTTCAGATAGCGAAGAAGAAGATGATGAAGAAGAAGCAAGTAGTGAATCTAGCAGTACCGAAAGCGAAGAGAGTAAGGAATCTGCTGATCCTGTATTTGAAAATACAACTAATTCACAAGGCACAGGGGCTGGAAAGCAGTCGTCTACTTTAgcccaaaataatgaaaatgccaACTCCAAAACACAGTTGAGTGATAGTGATGAAGAAGATTCCGACGATCCAGTTGAAGCCGAAGGAAAAGTTTCAGATGATGAGGATGCCGAAGAAGAATACAAGCATGCTAACGACTCTACAAAACGCAGACCTTCAATCGACCAAAGTGGTACTAGGGGTCACAGAAGTCGGAAGAGGTCGGATGACACAGATACCACTGATAGTAGCTCTGCATCCTCTTCGACCAACTATCATAGTCTTAGCAGAACCACTACACCTCTTGTTACATCCAATGCTTCTGAAGATCAAATTTCTTCGGAACGTAGTGGGAATGAAACTAGTGCCAGCAGATTCCGACGCAGACCATTCCTTGCCCGAAGTAAAAGCTCCCACGAGTTGGGGCTGGGATTTGATTCCAATTCAGGCGTAGAAGATGAAGACGAGCAGTCTCCAGATTCAGTTCCAAGTTATAGGACTCGATCACAGAGGGTATCCGAAGACACTCCGAGAACGAGGTCCTCCACGACGGATTCACCGGTCAGTAACAGCAATACCTGCTGGGCTAAATACTTGAACAGTAAATATGGTAGCAATGCGGCTGGTCGCGTTGTGCCTCGAAGTCGCAGTTCTCATTCTTTGTTCCATAAGAGTGACAGCGAGTCTTCCGATGAGGAGCCATCTGGCAGAGATCCGGTTTTGTCTAATTCCTATGGATTTTCAAATCCCAGAAGTAACTATATGCAAAAGCGCAGGATGCTTCTCAAAATAGGTTCAAGAGGTTCGGAATCAGGACAATTCACTTGGCCTCGAGGAGTTGCTGTAGGTCCAGAAAACTCTATTGTCGTAGCTGACAGCAGCAATCATAGGATACAA TGGCGAAGGGGAGTTCGACTGCCTAGCAGGAGTCTCAGTGAACCGGATCGGCCAGTTCATCGTGTCGGACCGCTACAACAACCGCATCCAGCTCTTCGATCCGACGGGCCGATTTCTCAGAGCCTTCGGATGCGAAGGCCGGACAGATGGTCGGTTCAGCTACCCGTGGGGTATAGCTACAGACAGCCTGGGCTTCATCTATGTCTGTGA